GCGTGCTCCCAATTCTCGGTGGCGATCGCCGGATGGGACACCGGGCAGACCCCCGGAAACGAGAGGGGGGTCCGCCCGGTGGCGGCGGCGGGAGAGTCGGGGTCCGCAGGCGGGACGGGCCCGTTGACGGCACTGGTCACGGTGCCTACTTTGTTCAGAGCCAAAACTAAAGTCAAGGTGGTGTGATGCTGTTCTTCGGCGGCGACTACAACCCTGAGCAGTGGCCTGAGGAGGTCTGGGCCGAGGACGTCGCACTGATGCGGCAGGCCGGCGTCACGGTCGTGTCGCTCGGCGTCTTCGCGTGGTCGCATGTGGAGCCGGAGCAGGGCCGCTTCGACTTCGGCCTGCTCGACCGGATCATGGATCGGTTGCACGAGGGCGGGATCAAGGTCGCGCTGGCCACCCCGACCGCGTCCCCGCCGCCGTGGTTCACCCTGGCGCACCCGGAGGGATTGCCGGTCACCGCGGACGGGGTGCGGCTGACCCACGGCAGCCGGGACACCTACTGCGTCTCCGCCCCGGCCTACCGCGCGGCCGCCCGCACCGTCGCCGCCGAGCTGGCCGCCCGCTACGCCCGGCATCCGGCCCTGGCCCTGTGGCACGTGCACAACGAGTACGGCACCGACTGCCGCTGCGACCTGACCGCCGCCGCGTTCCGTGGCTGGCTGGCGAAGAGACACGGCGACCTGGACGCGCTGAACGAGGCGTGGACCACCGCCTTCTGGAGCCAGCGCTACTCCGACTGGGCGCAGATCATGCCGCCGCGCGCCACGCAGTACCTGCCGAACCCGGCGCACGTGCTGGACTTCCGCCGGTTCCTCTCCGACGAGTTCCTGGGCGCCTTCGTCGAGCAGCGCGACCTGCTCCGCACGGCGAACCCGGACATCCCGATCACCACGAACTTCGTGCAGGGCGGCTGGGTCAGCGTGGACCACGCGCGCTGGGCGGCCGAGGTGGACCTGATCGCGGTCGACCACTACCCGGCGGAGGCCGGCGACGGGGCCGAGGCGGAGACCGCGTTCGGCGGGGACCTGGCCCGCGGCTGGGCCGCGGCGGGCCCCGGCGAGTGGCTGCTCATGGAGACCGCGCCGAATCTGATCTACACGCCCGGGCGGATGCACGCCAAGGAGCCCGGGCGGCTCACCCGGCACAGCCTGAACTACGTGGCTCGCGGCTCGCGCGGGGCGATGTACTTCCAATGGCGCCAGCCGCGCGGCGGGGCGGAGCTGTTCCACTCGGCGCTGGTGCCGCACGCCGGGCCGGACAGCCCGGTGTTCCGCGAGGCGATCGGGCTGGGACGCAAGCTGGGGGCGCTGAGCGACCTGGTCGGCGGGACCGTCGCGGCGCGGGTCGCGATCGGCTGGGACGCGCCGTCGTGGTGGGCGTTGCAGGGCGGTGGGCTGCCGTCCGCCGAGATCGACTATCGGGCGGCGGTGCGGCAGGCGCATCGGGCGTTCTACCGGTCCGGGATCGCCACCGACTTCGTGTTCCCGGGGCTGGACGGCTTCGCGGCGCGGCTCAGGGCGTACCGGATCGTGGTCCTGCCGCACCTCTATCTCGTGTCGGACGTGGCGGCGGACGCGATCCGCGACTTCGTCGCCGGCGGCGGCCATCTGGTGGTCGGGCCGCTCAGCGGGATCGCCGACCCGGCCGGGCGGATCCGGCTCGGCGGCTATCCGGGCGCATTCCGGGACGTGCTCGGCGTGCGGGTGGTCGAGTGGCGGCCGCTGGCGTCCGGGGACGGCATCGCGCTGGACGACGGGGACCGGGCGACCGGGTGGAGCGAGCGGGTGGAGACCGCCGGCGCGGCGACCGTGGTCCGTTACGCGGGTGACGTGCTGGCGGGGGCGCCGGCGATCACCCGCAACCGGTTCGGTGAGGGTTCCGCCTGGTACGTGTCGGTGGGGCTGGACGACGACGGGTGGCGCCGGGTGCT
Above is a genomic segment from Actinoplanes ianthinogenes containing:
- a CDS encoding beta-galactosidase, with the translated sequence MLFFGGDYNPEQWPEEVWAEDVALMRQAGVTVVSLGVFAWSHVEPEQGRFDFGLLDRIMDRLHEGGIKVALATPTASPPPWFTLAHPEGLPVTADGVRLTHGSRDTYCVSAPAYRAAARTVAAELAARYARHPALALWHVHNEYGTDCRCDLTAAAFRGWLAKRHGDLDALNEAWTTAFWSQRYSDWAQIMPPRATQYLPNPAHVLDFRRFLSDEFLGAFVEQRDLLRTANPDIPITTNFVQGGWVSVDHARWAAEVDLIAVDHYPAEAGDGAEAETAFGGDLARGWAAAGPGEWLLMETAPNLIYTPGRMHAKEPGRLTRHSLNYVARGSRGAMYFQWRQPRGGAELFHSALVPHAGPDSPVFREAIGLGRKLGALSDLVGGTVAARVAIGWDAPSWWALQGGGLPSAEIDYRAAVRQAHRAFYRSGIATDFVFPGLDGFAARLRAYRIVVLPHLYLVSDVAADAIRDFVAGGGHLVVGPLSGIADPAGRIRLGGYPGAFRDVLGVRVVEWRPLASGDGIALDDGDRATGWSERVETAGAATVVRYAGDVLAGAPAITRNRFGEGSAWYVSVGLDDDGWRRVLDRVAAEAGVTPVLPGLPPRVEAVRRGDLLFLFNHGDVPVSVPLPGADPATVPPGGVATHPLG